The following are from one region of the Alicyclobacillus fastidiosus genome:
- a CDS encoding DEAD/DEAH box helicase, producing METAIVLRDYQRDAIRAFEEARIGNDNRLLLTAAVGAGKTIIASSIISQEVRRGGCAIFIAHRDELIRQTVEKLAAVDPTLCVGVVRGKSNEWTDKDVVVASVQTLSQKRRLEQIPSDRFSLVVVDETHRAAAKSYQTVLEHFGCFVENGTTLLGITATAMRTDGADLGEIYQSHVFDIGMLELIERGALVPIRAVSVQTTTIITGVRKRMGDFAENELATVLNTANRNQLIAKALHENASDRKSVVFAVNVQHACDLAETLTAHGIPAEAIYGEIQPSRRRAILEDFRAGRIRALVTVQLLVEGWDEPTVDAVVWATKTLSPIKYIQGIGRGTRLSPDTGKKDLLVIDFADTCSRHSLMSLPRVLGFGNAGEEALETGEDILTAAAIDQEAKSQAKKEEAAIRGFNLHIRDVNLFGKSDALPSGAKYRWRTLIESEHYMLPLFNAQVHLRRDDEYGWRADRYDTSEGFRQFKHDVTIATGPFQHVIQRTNEHLAPIEKELLRGYQSMSRRSPSGKQVSILRGKRIARTIRSGLDAWELIAESVARSNFRIRNAA from the coding sequence CGGCGCCGGTAAAACGATAATTGCATCAAGCATCATTTCGCAAGAAGTGCGGCGCGGAGGATGCGCTATCTTTATTGCCCATCGAGACGAGCTGATTCGGCAAACGGTCGAGAAACTGGCCGCTGTAGACCCCACGTTGTGTGTCGGAGTCGTGCGGGGCAAGTCGAACGAATGGACCGACAAGGATGTAGTTGTGGCATCCGTCCAGACGCTAAGCCAGAAGCGGCGTCTCGAACAAATTCCATCCGACCGTTTCTCGCTTGTAGTCGTAGACGAAACGCATCGTGCGGCCGCAAAGAGCTACCAGACCGTCCTTGAACATTTCGGATGTTTCGTAGAGAACGGCACAACGCTCTTAGGAATAACGGCAACCGCCATGCGCACTGATGGCGCGGACTTGGGCGAGATTTATCAGAGCCATGTCTTTGACATCGGAATGCTCGAGCTAATCGAACGCGGCGCGCTAGTTCCGATTAGAGCAGTTTCAGTTCAAACCACCACGATAATTACGGGCGTTCGTAAGCGAATGGGTGACTTTGCGGAAAACGAGTTGGCCACTGTCCTCAACACGGCCAATCGCAATCAACTGATCGCCAAAGCGCTACACGAAAACGCTTCGGACCGCAAATCCGTAGTGTTTGCCGTCAACGTTCAACACGCTTGCGATCTGGCCGAAACGCTAACCGCGCATGGTATCCCGGCTGAAGCGATTTATGGTGAGATACAACCTTCCCGGCGTCGTGCGATTCTGGAGGACTTCCGAGCGGGTCGGATTCGTGCGCTTGTGACGGTTCAACTTCTTGTAGAAGGCTGGGACGAGCCGACCGTTGATGCTGTCGTATGGGCGACCAAGACGTTGAGCCCGATTAAATACATTCAGGGTATTGGACGGGGTACTCGGCTGTCACCAGATACCGGGAAGAAAGACCTGCTAGTCATTGATTTTGCGGACACATGTTCCCGGCATTCGCTCATGTCGTTACCGCGAGTTTTGGGATTCGGCAACGCCGGTGAAGAGGCTTTAGAAACCGGTGAAGATATCCTAACGGCTGCAGCAATTGATCAGGAAGCGAAGTCCCAAGCCAAAAAGGAAGAGGCGGCAATTCGGGGATTTAATTTGCATATCCGCGATGTAAATCTCTTCGGGAAGTCCGATGCATTACCATCGGGGGCTAAATACCGGTGGCGTACACTTATCGAAAGCGAACACTACATGCTGCCGCTATTCAACGCGCAGGTTCATTTGAGGCGTGACGATGAATATGGGTGGCGTGCGGATCGATATGACACCAGTGAGGGATTCCGTCAGTTTAAACACGACGTCACCATTGCGACGGGACCGTTTCAGCACGTCATACAACGGACGAACGAACACCTGGCGCCCATTGAAAAGGAACTCCTGCGCGGGTATCAATCGATGAGTAGACGATCACCGTCAGGGAAGCAGGTATCCATACTTCGCGGAAAGCGGATCGCTCGAACGATACGATCGGGCTTAGACGCCTGGGAACTCATCGCCGAGAGTGTCGCCCGAAGCAATTTCCGAATACGAAACGCAGCTTAA
- a CDS encoding phBC6A51 family helix-turn-helix protein, translating into MSKADSIQRYVEQAIIEMPDMKDWQKAAIVLLSTKPDHKMTYEQIAEELGISTVTLYQFRQRSEVHQALLNFNLARVIDRIPAVTEAMVKKSVDRGDPLAAKLIFQIAGLLVERRAVEADVKTQVVSVADKTEDDLEAELARLRDRTND; encoded by the coding sequence ATGTCAAAAGCTGATTCGATTCAACGGTACGTGGAACAGGCGATCATTGAAATGCCGGACATGAAGGATTGGCAGAAGGCTGCAATTGTACTCCTTTCGACTAAACCAGACCACAAGATGACATACGAACAGATCGCCGAGGAACTCGGTATCTCGACCGTAACGCTCTACCAGTTCCGTCAGCGCTCAGAGGTACATCAGGCGTTGCTAAACTTCAACCTAGCACGTGTCATCGACCGTATCCCGGCTGTTACGGAAGCAATGGTGAAGAAATCTGTCGACCGTGGGGATCCACTTGCCGCGAAGCTCATCTTCCAGATAGCAGGACTTCTCGTCGAACGTCGTGCGGTTGAAGCCGATGTTAAGACTCAAGTGGTATCAGTGGCCGACAAAACAGAAGACGACCTTGAAGCTGAGCTAGCCCGATTGAGGGACCGTACAAACGACTGA
- a CDS encoding phage tail tape measure protein: MATTNSEALLRLRLQATNEANPAFQEAIDAMKSMADEATTASKSVSDSIDEMVKSFTSIRQAITGSSETADKSLESLSLTTKDVAKSVEESMAALEKGVSGIQTPIDEAVKGVSTAMDDLQKVMVDAAKSASADTAEMRNSFVSLEQGMSAVVMSIRAQTREISASMTAMSDKSSAAGEKLSRSIDYAGLLIAGEQLKQFSDAILGFFEKSVEAGVDFSQTMANTRAALDSQPGAIKASNDEMQKMQDLALQIGSTGFFSANQVGEAMSTLAKNGTHASQIMNGAIQQTANVAAANQQDIDETAMTVSDIFNELGNNIVKQFHGNVSSAFQYIGDVMTQTLHASKISMNDFFNTMKYAGSVASNAGMSFGDLGGAIALLGSHAIRGSQAGTTLRRMLTNLTPASAAAQTEMQKLGMITSNGTNIFYNANGTLKSMTTIQSLLHDKLASLSPQMETFALKTIFGQYALNGMSIIANETPGAFAKLEDSMNKTGATMTALDDRSQGWAYTWMRLQAEFQTIQKEIGLMLKPAIDVLSNALGTLMNWWDRLGKSAQMVIVSFVGVLGVLAAVAAGILTFVGTVGFLVQGLGAAVDAFTKIGAAITDFSKVGSLFSLVTNPWLLLIAAVVAGVVLVIANWNQINAWVTQHFGASIPQILQQLGQVFSQVWNAIRNVIQTVWNYIQPTLISGMQTVENYWKQIWPEIQQVFTEVWNVMKPIVEVVFALWKGLFQADLGILKGVWDVVWAALGATLKMTWDLFKNIIQTDWDLISGIFKVMLDLLTGQWGKAWDDMKSTLQNVWNDIKQLFSQFAQDAENFGKSIIQGLAKGIEDAAGAVISAAQGVISSIKSIFTGGTSAAASAASSATTGGGVKGVSSSVPHFAEGGVVTQPTLAMVGEGGEEEYIVPKSKLQQTGGYQIGLPSSMPMSAQNNAAQQRPVNIYLTVNSAGKDGQSIGSDIVGVLKANMKFAV; this comes from the coding sequence ATGGCCACGACTAACAGCGAAGCACTGTTACGTCTTCGCCTGCAAGCAACCAACGAGGCTAATCCAGCGTTTCAGGAAGCCATAGACGCCATGAAGAGTATGGCTGACGAAGCCACAACCGCCAGTAAGTCCGTTAGCGACTCCATCGATGAGATGGTTAAGAGTTTTACGTCCATACGCCAGGCCATCACCGGCTCATCCGAAACGGCGGACAAGAGCCTCGAGTCGCTTTCCTTAACTACAAAAGACGTCGCAAAAAGCGTCGAGGAGTCAATGGCTGCCCTCGAAAAAGGTGTGTCGGGCATACAAACACCGATTGATGAGGCCGTCAAGGGCGTCTCTACCGCTATGGACGACCTTCAAAAGGTTATGGTCGACGCAGCTAAATCCGCATCAGCCGATACGGCCGAGATGCGCAATAGCTTCGTGTCACTCGAGCAAGGTATGTCGGCAGTTGTAATGTCCATTCGTGCGCAGACCAGAGAGATCTCAGCGTCGATGACCGCTATGAGCGACAAATCATCAGCAGCCGGGGAAAAACTTTCACGTTCGATTGATTATGCCGGGCTCCTTATCGCTGGAGAACAGCTGAAACAGTTCAGTGATGCGATTCTCGGATTCTTCGAGAAGTCCGTCGAGGCCGGCGTCGACTTTTCGCAGACGATGGCGAACACGCGGGCCGCGTTAGACTCGCAGCCTGGCGCCATCAAAGCGTCGAACGACGAGATGCAGAAGATGCAGGACTTGGCGTTGCAGATCGGATCGACAGGGTTCTTCAGCGCAAATCAAGTCGGCGAAGCTATGTCGACACTCGCGAAGAACGGTACGCACGCGAGTCAGATCATGAACGGCGCTATCCAGCAGACGGCGAATGTCGCCGCAGCGAACCAGCAGGACATCGATGAGACCGCTATGACTGTGTCCGATATCTTCAACGAGCTCGGTAACAACATCGTGAAGCAGTTCCACGGCAACGTATCGAGCGCGTTCCAGTACATCGGCGATGTCATGACGCAGACATTGCACGCGTCGAAGATTTCGATGAATGACTTTTTTAACACAATGAAGTATGCAGGTTCCGTCGCATCAAACGCGGGTATGTCCTTCGGCGACCTCGGCGGCGCAATCGCATTGCTCGGTAGCCACGCGATTCGCGGCAGTCAAGCGGGCACAACGCTACGGCGCATGCTCACGAACTTGACGCCAGCATCGGCGGCCGCGCAGACCGAGATGCAAAAACTCGGCATGATCACGTCGAACGGTACGAATATCTTCTACAACGCAAACGGAACGCTCAAGTCGATGACCACGATTCAATCGTTGCTCCACGATAAGCTCGCGTCCTTGTCGCCGCAGATGGAGACATTCGCGCTGAAGACGATTTTCGGCCAGTATGCGCTGAACGGCATGTCGATCATCGCGAACGAGACGCCCGGTGCATTCGCTAAGCTCGAAGACAGCATGAACAAGACGGGCGCAACGATGACCGCCCTAGACGATAGGTCGCAAGGCTGGGCGTATACGTGGATGCGTCTGCAGGCCGAATTCCAGACGATTCAAAAGGAAATCGGTTTGATGCTGAAACCGGCCATAGACGTGTTATCGAATGCGCTTGGTACGCTAATGAACTGGTGGGACCGACTCGGTAAAAGCGCGCAGATGGTGATCGTCTCATTTGTAGGGGTCCTCGGAGTGCTGGCTGCAGTAGCCGCTGGTATCTTAACGTTTGTTGGCACGGTCGGGTTCCTCGTACAAGGTCTCGGGGCCGCAGTCGACGCGTTCACTAAGATTGGCGCCGCCATAACGGATTTCTCGAAGGTCGGTTCGCTATTCTCGCTTGTAACGAATCCGTGGTTGTTACTCATCGCGGCCGTCGTCGCAGGCGTTGTACTTGTCATCGCTAACTGGAATCAGATAAACGCTTGGGTGACGCAACATTTCGGCGCGTCCATTCCGCAGATTCTACAGCAGCTCGGCCAAGTGTTTTCGCAAGTATGGAACGCAATCCGCAACGTCATTCAAACGGTATGGAATTACATCCAGCCGACGCTGATTAGCGGCATGCAGACGGTCGAGAACTACTGGAAGCAGATTTGGCCGGAGATTCAACAGGTATTCACCGAGGTCTGGAACGTGATGAAGCCGATTGTCGAGGTTGTCTTCGCGTTGTGGAAGGGCCTATTCCAAGCGGATCTCGGCATCTTAAAAGGCGTTTGGGACGTAGTTTGGGCAGCTCTCGGCGCCACGCTAAAAATGACGTGGGACCTGTTTAAGAACATCATCCAGACCGATTGGGATTTAATTTCCGGCATCTTCAAAGTCATGCTCGACTTGCTCACTGGGCAATGGGGTAAGGCGTGGGACGATATGAAGTCCACGCTACAGAACGTGTGGAACGACATTAAGCAGTTGTTCTCGCAGTTTGCGCAGGACGCGGAGAATTTCGGTAAGTCGATCATCCAGGGTCTCGCGAAGGGTATCGAGGATGCGGCCGGGGCTGTTATCAGCGCGGCGCAAGGCGTAATCAGCTCGATTAAGAGCATCTTCACCGGCGGAACGTCAGCGGCTGCAAGCGCAGCATCTAGCGCAACGACCGGTGGCGGCGTCAAAGGCGTTTCATCGAGCGTACCGCACTTTGCGGAGGGTGGCGTTGTAACACAGCCGACTCTCGCAATGGTGGGCGAAGGCGGCGAGGAAGAGTACATCGTGCCGAAATCGAAGCTGCAACAGACAGGCGGTTATCAAATCGGATTACCGTCGAGTATGCCGATGTCAGCGCAGAACAATGCGGCACAGCAGCGGCCGGTTAACATCTATCTTACCGTTAACAGTGCCGGAAAGGACGGCCAATCAATTGGTTCTGATATTGTTGGCGTTCTAAAAGCGAACATGAAGTTCGCTGTTTGA
- a CDS encoding FxLYD domain-containing protein, producing the protein MKKIAIGIGGFVAGIVMTAGVTMAATTVVKATKGTATLQLNGSKVSSGTDLSYGGTTYLSLGSVESVLKRAGLGYKWSGNTLNVTTPKSQSSPITFSNIIVKSDGFGDTIVDGEATNHDTKTHDFTLVVSFYDSNGKLLGTADGAVNELAGGDTKTFEAMATSDYISAASYKVQVDALVD; encoded by the coding sequence ATGAAAAAGATTGCAATCGGCATTGGCGGATTTGTAGCAGGAATTGTAATGACGGCCGGAGTGACCATGGCGGCAACGACCGTTGTAAAGGCGACGAAGGGTACGGCAACTCTGCAACTGAATGGCTCTAAGGTATCGAGCGGAACCGACTTGTCATATGGCGGTACAACGTATCTCTCGCTCGGGTCTGTCGAATCAGTGTTGAAACGCGCAGGACTCGGATATAAATGGAGCGGTAATACGTTGAACGTCACGACACCGAAATCACAATCTAGTCCGATCACGTTCTCCAACATCATCGTAAAGAGTGATGGGTTCGGCGATACAATCGTCGACGGAGAGGCAACGAACCACGATACCAAGACGCATGATTTCACGCTTGTCGTGTCATTTTACGATTCAAATGGCAAACTCCTCGGGACAGCGGATGGGGCCGTGAACGAATTGGCGGGGGGAGACACGAAGACCTTTGAAGCGATGGCGACGAGTGACTATATAAGTGCAGCGTCGTATAAGGTTCAAGTTGATGCGCTAGTTGATTGA
- a CDS encoding tyrosine-type recombinase/integrase, whose product MDKRRSKLNHLRTNRSLSVRQNELIMDAQSIDIPRAIAQFLSAKVSERTAPRTVKEYQRHLGYLSEWLAHERPNVKKLRDVSISHLRDYIAWMSYEKEMYSDHPTRYKPGRAGLAPTTVNIRIRTMKAFFNWCVKNGHLSQSPMSGIKQQRVDLDTIYSFTDDEIVRLLAAPDTSSFVGFRDYVAMVLMLDTGIRIGELLSLTNGDLNIEELSLTIQWEKAKTRKRRTVPVSPKTMKLLLSLVRENEDFGPSATHIFLSGTGSPLNASTIQEKIREYGRQAGITDKRVSPHSFRHSFALHWIKAGGDPFSLQKILGHSDISMVRRYVRMNDSDLKEKHEQFSPAQGFLN is encoded by the coding sequence GTGGACAAACGCCGCAGTAAACTCAACCATCTTCGTACCAACCGTTCCCTCTCCGTCCGCCAAAACGAATTAATCATGGACGCACAATCAATCGACATCCCCCGCGCCATAGCACAGTTTCTCAGCGCCAAAGTGAGCGAACGCACAGCCCCGCGCACAGTAAAGGAGTATCAGCGGCACCTGGGATATCTATCCGAATGGCTAGCGCACGAACGCCCTAACGTCAAAAAGTTACGAGACGTATCTATCTCACATTTGCGCGACTACATTGCGTGGATGAGCTACGAAAAGGAAATGTACAGCGACCACCCGACCCGCTACAAACCCGGACGCGCAGGTCTCGCCCCTACTACGGTCAATATTCGAATCAGAACGATGAAGGCGTTCTTTAATTGGTGCGTGAAGAATGGCCATTTGTCGCAATCACCCATGAGTGGCATTAAGCAGCAACGTGTCGACCTAGACACGATATACTCGTTTACCGATGATGAAATCGTTCGCCTACTCGCAGCGCCGGATACTTCGAGTTTTGTGGGCTTTCGAGACTATGTCGCTATGGTGCTTATGTTGGACACCGGAATACGAATCGGTGAACTACTTTCCCTAACAAATGGTGACTTAAATATTGAAGAATTATCTCTGACAATTCAATGGGAGAAGGCTAAGACACGTAAGCGTCGGACAGTCCCGGTATCACCGAAGACAATGAAGCTGCTCTTGTCGCTCGTAAGAGAAAACGAAGACTTTGGTCCCAGTGCCACCCACATCTTTTTATCGGGCACCGGCAGTCCGCTGAACGCGTCCACTATTCAAGAGAAAATTCGAGAGTACGGGCGTCAGGCAGGAATCACAGACAAGCGTGTTTCACCGCACAGTTTTCGCCATTCTTTCGCACTCCATTGGATTAAAGCGGGGGGTGATCCATTCTCGCTACAGAAAATACTCGGTCATTCGGACATTTCGATGGTACGCCGTTACGTGCGCATGAACGACTCCGATTTAAAAGAAAAACACGAACAGTTCAGCCCTGCTCAAGGTTTTCTAAACTGA
- a CDS encoding acyl-CoA thioesterase: protein MTTAVETKLEVRWGECDPAGIVYHPAYIDWFSVARMHFLSAYGVHYMESFHDGRIQVVVTDVTCKYVKTLRAEDQIVVVARLVEISRARMKFAYEVFDDSGATCAKGYTRHAFVEHGTMRPVNLQRTAPELWEKLTVLPLSPEE, encoded by the coding sequence ATGACGACTGCAGTAGAAACGAAGCTGGAAGTGCGATGGGGGGAGTGCGATCCGGCTGGGATCGTCTATCATCCCGCCTATATTGACTGGTTTTCGGTCGCCAGAATGCACTTCTTGTCTGCGTATGGAGTACATTATATGGAGAGTTTTCACGATGGGCGGATTCAAGTTGTCGTCACGGACGTAACTTGTAAGTACGTCAAGACGCTTCGCGCCGAGGACCAGATTGTGGTCGTCGCTCGACTGGTGGAGATTTCGCGTGCGCGCATGAAGTTCGCCTACGAGGTTTTCGATGATTCAGGCGCGACTTGTGCGAAAGGGTATACGCGACACGCCTTTGTCGAGCACGGCACGATGCGGCCTGTGAACCTGCAGAGAACGGCACCTGAGCTGTGGGAGAAGTTGACCGTCTTGCCGTTGTCTCCAGAGGAATAA
- the ytxC gene encoding sporulation protein YtxC → MNVHTLNITSENAFPALVDKLSAVAGICLINLDHLDHSLSCEYEEQTVEELCNAMTLFLFSDWLFARLQAKLSREYPHLSDDELEYLTLVFMHELRSNEVVVGGRNYEEWLGRTKVGLWSLLESDETVFIEGFARFRLKSFQQSIMSVLRERVHQFMLDREYEESVAMLRYMLETQPESAQELHVFCAPNRVWITDANGSLVRDAEVTEAALAESGGDLNSEDLAMSILITRSPCRIVLHDMNEGAQWPSFSETLGRVFAERVRACRHCSTCQQLKQAQHVFPVDASSDHRVKRNH, encoded by the coding sequence GTGAACGTGCACACACTCAATATAACTTCCGAGAATGCGTTCCCGGCCTTAGTCGACAAGCTTTCCGCTGTCGCCGGCATTTGTCTCATCAATCTAGACCATCTCGATCACTCCTTGTCCTGCGAGTACGAAGAACAAACGGTTGAGGAACTCTGCAACGCGATGACCCTATTTCTCTTCAGCGATTGGCTGTTCGCCCGGCTACAGGCGAAGCTGTCGCGGGAGTACCCGCATTTAAGCGACGACGAATTGGAGTACTTGACGCTTGTGTTCATGCATGAGTTGAGATCGAATGAAGTGGTGGTTGGTGGCCGCAATTACGAGGAGTGGCTTGGGCGGACGAAGGTCGGTCTGTGGTCGTTGTTAGAGAGCGATGAAACGGTTTTCATCGAGGGGTTTGCCCGATTTCGCTTGAAGTCGTTTCAACAGTCGATCATGTCGGTTCTGCGGGAACGCGTACATCAATTCATGCTCGACAGGGAGTATGAAGAATCGGTTGCGATGCTCCGCTACATGCTTGAAACACAACCGGAAAGCGCGCAGGAACTCCACGTGTTCTGTGCACCAAACAGGGTTTGGATCACCGACGCGAATGGCAGTCTCGTCCGCGATGCTGAAGTGACGGAAGCCGCGTTGGCCGAGTCAGGTGGCGATCTCAATAGCGAGGACTTGGCGATGAGTATTCTGATTACGAGGTCCCCTTGTCGCATTGTGCTGCACGACATGAACGAGGGGGCACAGTGGCCTAGCTTTTCCGAGACGCTCGGGCGCGTCTTCGCAGAACGCGTGCGAGCGTGCCGCCATTGCAGCACCTGTCAGCAGCTCAAACAGGCGCAACACGTTTTTCCCGTCGACGCATCGAGCGACCATCGGGTGAAGCGAAATCACTGA
- the thrS gene encoding threonine--tRNA ligase: MAQEVVIQLKDGSERRLESGSTYLDIAKAISPRLAKEAVAAKANGQVVDLAREVEDGAQVELLTLKDPEGVDVMRHSCAHVMAQAVARIFPGTKFAIGPVIENGFYYDFADHDFKPEDLPLIEAEMKKIIAEDYPIEREVISRADALKMFSDREDRFKVEIIQDLPEDTTLTIYKQAEFVDLCRGPHVPSTGRIKVFQLQSIAGAYWRGDSKREMLTRIYAVAFAKKSDLDEFNRLQQEARERDHRRLGKELDIFMLSPEVGQGLPLWLPNGAKIRRTIERYIVDLEESMGYDHVYTPHLASVELYKISGHWDHYHEDMYPPMEMDNEELVLRPMNCPHHMMVFKNRMHSYRELPIRIAELGMMHRYEMSGALAGLQRVRAMTLNDAHIFCRPDQIQSEFERVVRLIERVYKDFGIKDYYHRLSYRDPANTEKYVQNDEMWETAQRMLRQAMEDMGLDYVEAPGEAAFYGPKLDVQVRTALGKDETLSTVQLDFHLPNRFDLEYVGEDGKMHRPVVIHRGVVSTMERFTAFLIEQYKGAFPAWLAPTQAVVTSVSSDFAAYAEEVADKLREQGLRVSADTRPEKIGYKIREAQIHKIPYTLVVGQREAEEGTVSVRRYAVGDQGGMSVDAFARKLAGEVAAKELLVEA, encoded by the coding sequence ATGGCACAAGAAGTAGTCATTCAATTGAAAGATGGTTCCGAGCGGCGGCTCGAAAGTGGCAGCACGTACTTGGACATAGCTAAGGCCATTAGCCCGCGACTCGCCAAGGAGGCCGTTGCCGCGAAGGCAAACGGACAAGTTGTCGATCTCGCCCGTGAAGTCGAAGACGGAGCTCAAGTGGAATTGCTCACTTTGAAAGATCCGGAGGGCGTCGACGTCATGCGCCACTCGTGCGCGCACGTGATGGCTCAAGCGGTGGCTCGCATCTTCCCAGGAACCAAGTTCGCCATCGGCCCAGTGATCGAGAACGGATTCTATTACGATTTTGCCGATCACGATTTCAAGCCGGAGGACTTGCCGCTGATCGAAGCGGAGATGAAGAAGATCATCGCAGAGGACTACCCGATCGAGCGCGAGGTTATCTCCCGCGCTGATGCACTGAAGATGTTTTCGGACCGGGAAGATAGGTTCAAGGTCGAAATCATTCAAGACCTGCCAGAAGACACGACGCTGACCATCTACAAGCAAGCGGAGTTCGTCGATCTCTGCCGCGGGCCACACGTCCCTTCGACAGGCCGCATCAAAGTCTTCCAACTGCAGAGCATCGCCGGCGCCTATTGGCGCGGCGACTCGAAGCGCGAGATGCTCACGCGGATCTACGCGGTCGCCTTCGCAAAGAAGAGCGATCTCGATGAATTCAACCGCCTTCAACAGGAAGCGCGAGAACGCGATCATCGCCGTTTGGGCAAGGAACTCGACATCTTTATGCTGTCGCCGGAAGTCGGCCAGGGGTTGCCGCTTTGGCTGCCGAACGGCGCGAAGATCCGCCGCACGATCGAGCGCTACATCGTCGATCTCGAGGAGTCGATGGGGTACGATCACGTCTATACCCCGCACCTGGCCAGCGTCGAGCTGTATAAGATCTCCGGGCACTGGGATCACTACCACGAGGATATGTACCCGCCGATGGAGATGGACAACGAAGAGCTGGTGCTGCGCCCGATGAACTGCCCGCATCACATGATGGTGTTCAAAAATCGCATGCACAGCTACCGCGAGTTGCCGATTCGCATCGCCGAACTTGGCATGATGCATCGGTATGAGATGTCGGGTGCCCTCGCCGGATTGCAGCGCGTTCGTGCGATGACGCTCAACGATGCGCACATCTTCTGTCGTCCGGATCAGATTCAGAGTGAATTCGAGCGCGTGGTGCGGCTGATCGAACGCGTGTATAAGGACTTTGGCATCAAGGACTACTATCACCGGTTGAGTTATCGCGATCCTGCGAACACCGAGAAGTACGTCCAGAACGACGAGATGTGGGAGACCGCCCAACGCATGCTCCGCCAAGCGATGGAGGACATGGGGCTTGATTATGTGGAGGCACCGGGCGAGGCGGCGTTCTATGGGCCGAAACTCGACGTCCAGGTTCGCACGGCGCTCGGCAAGGACGAGACGTTGTCGACGGTTCAACTCGACTTCCACTTGCCGAATCGCTTCGACCTCGAGTACGTGGGCGAGGATGGGAAGATGCATCGCCCGGTCGTCATTCACCGCGGTGTCGTGAGCACGATGGAACGCTTTACCGCTTTCCTCATCGAGCAGTACAAAGGTGCCTTTCCGGCGTGGCTCGCGCCGACGCAGGCGGTCGTCACGTCCGTCTCCAGCGATTTCGCCGCGTATGCTGAAGAGGTAGCGGATAAGTTGCGCGAGCAGGGGCTGCGCGTCTCTGCAGATACGCGCCCTGAGAAAATTGGCTACAAGATCCGCGAAGCGCAGATTCACAAGATCCCGTATACGCTTGTGGTCGGACAGCGCGAGGCGGAAGAGGGGACGGTTTCCGTTCGCCGCTACGCAGTGGGCGACCAGGGTGGCATGAGCGTCGACGCTTTTGCGCGCAAACTAGCTGGGGAAGTTGCGGCGAAGGAACTGTTGGTCGAAGCTTGA
- the infC gene encoding translation initiation factor IF-3: MSKEGYQVNDGIRAREVRVVDQENEQLGIMSLRDALRLAEERNLDLVNVAPNAKPPVCRIMDFGKFKYEQSKKEKESRKNQKVVLLKEVRMTPNIDEHDFNVKLKNVLKFLKDGSKVKVSVRFRGREITHQSIGQELLIRLAKQAEEQAIVERMPRLEGRHMVLILSPKQPSA, encoded by the coding sequence ATTAGCAAAGAAGGATATCAGGTGAACGATGGAATTCGTGCGCGCGAAGTGCGTGTTGTTGACCAGGAGAACGAACAGCTCGGCATTATGTCCTTGCGGGATGCTCTCCGGTTGGCGGAGGAGCGAAACTTGGATTTAGTCAACGTCGCGCCGAACGCCAAACCACCTGTCTGCCGAATCATGGACTTTGGCAAGTTCAAGTACGAGCAGAGCAAGAAGGAAAAAGAGTCGCGTAAGAATCAAAAAGTCGTCCTTCTCAAAGAAGTTCGCATGACGCCGAACATCGACGAGCACGACTTCAACGTCAAGTTGAAAAACGTACTCAAATTCCTGAAAGATGGTTCGAAGGTGAAAGTGTCGGTTCGCTTCCGCGGACGCGAGATCACGCACCAGAGCATTGGCCAAGAGCTGCTCATCAGACTTGCTAAGCAAGCTGAAGAACAGGCAATCGTGGAGCGTATGCCACGCCTCGAAGGTCGTCATATGGTCCTGATTCTGTCACCCAAACAGCCGAGCGCTTAA
- the rpmI gene encoding 50S ribosomal protein L35 has translation MANKMKSHSGLKKRVKRTASGKLKRSHAFAYHKAEAKSASRKRGLRGTTLVSASDYKRIKQLVAYK, from the coding sequence ATGGCTAACAAGATGAAGTCTCACAGCGGTTTGAAAAAGCGCGTAAAGCGTACCGCTTCCGGTAAACTGAAGCGTTCACACGCCTTTGCATACCACAAGGCTGAAGCGAAATCCGCATCCCGCAAACGCGGCTTGCGCGGCACGACGCTGGTTTCGGCGAGCGACTACAAGCGCATTAAGCAACTGGTGGCCTATAAATAA